A section of the Pseudovibrio sp. M1P-2-3 genome encodes:
- a CDS encoding diflavin oxidoreductase produces the protein MNISFMPENAPFSTEQKHWLSGFYAGLRTQIAQSANATEGEALMPVHVFYGTQTGNSEAVAEDLCASLSEIGVSPQLGSLDDIELEDFAKLEQVLIVISTYGEGEMPDNAQIFWEALASSSTPRMEQMRFAVLALGDTGYDGFCEAGKQLDLRLEQLGAKRLHSRKDCDVDYEDAAEEWTSGVLEKVGELKGSSTSTVAASGAKPTKKAEKSKWNRKNPFNAPVSVNRLLSGDGSQKEIRHYEFDLSKDGPKYEAGDALGVIPINDPALVGAWAGRLGVSLEAEVPGYDAALGDVLLKQLEISTPSSDLVKYVAARADDEHLTHIVEHGDKDAMEAFLWSKDALDLFNLYPQITPSLEDMMKLFKPLQHRAYSISSSSKMHQDSVHLTIATVRYDSHGRKHGGVASSFLADRIAADGTSKVFVSPNKAFRVPTDNDVPMIMVGPGTGIAPFRAFLQEREAIGAKGQNWLLFGDQHAACDYIYKDEIEAMQSSGILNCLDLAFSRDQAEKIYVQTRMLEQSKGLYAALEEGGHFYVCGDASRMAKDVDRALHEVIAQEGGMNSEAANAYVTRLKKEKRYLRDVY, from the coding sequence ATGAACATTTCTTTTATGCCTGAAAATGCCCCGTTCTCGACTGAGCAAAAACACTGGCTCAGTGGGTTTTACGCCGGCCTTCGTACTCAGATCGCCCAAAGCGCCAATGCCACTGAGGGTGAAGCGCTTATGCCTGTGCACGTGTTTTACGGCACACAGACAGGTAACTCCGAAGCCGTGGCCGAAGACCTATGTGCAAGCCTTAGCGAAATTGGCGTTTCACCTCAACTTGGTTCCCTCGATGACATCGAATTGGAAGATTTTGCCAAGCTGGAGCAGGTTTTGATTGTCATCTCTACCTACGGGGAAGGGGAGATGCCTGATAATGCTCAGATCTTCTGGGAGGCACTGGCCTCTAGCAGCACACCGCGTATGGAACAGATGCGCTTTGCCGTTCTGGCGCTGGGTGACACGGGCTATGATGGTTTTTGTGAAGCAGGAAAACAGCTGGACCTGCGTCTTGAGCAGCTAGGAGCAAAACGCCTGCACTCACGCAAGGACTGTGATGTAGACTATGAGGACGCTGCCGAAGAATGGACTTCTGGCGTTCTGGAAAAAGTAGGAGAGCTGAAAGGTTCCAGCACATCTACCGTCGCAGCTTCTGGCGCTAAGCCCACAAAAAAGGCTGAGAAATCCAAATGGAACCGGAAGAATCCGTTTAACGCTCCTGTAAGTGTAAACCGCCTTCTTTCCGGTGACGGTTCCCAGAAGGAAATCCGCCACTACGAGTTTGATCTATCTAAAGATGGACCAAAGTACGAAGCCGGTGATGCACTGGGTGTTATTCCTATAAACGATCCCGCTCTGGTTGGAGCATGGGCGGGCCGCCTTGGTGTTTCCTTGGAAGCCGAAGTCCCCGGTTACGATGCTGCATTGGGTGATGTGCTTTTGAAGCAGCTGGAAATTTCTACCCCTTCAAGCGACTTGGTGAAGTATGTTGCGGCACGGGCGGATGATGAGCATCTGACACACATTGTGGAACACGGCGACAAAGATGCAATGGAAGCGTTTTTGTGGTCCAAAGATGCGCTTGATCTGTTTAATCTTTATCCGCAGATCACTCCAAGCCTTGAAGACATGATGAAGTTGTTCAAGCCACTTCAGCACCGCGCATACTCCATCTCGTCAAGCTCCAAAATGCATCAAGACAGCGTGCACCTGACAATTGCCACTGTGCGCTATGACAGCCATGGGCGCAAGCATGGCGGTGTGGCCTCCAGCTTCCTTGCTGATCGTATCGCAGCTGATGGTACATCCAAGGTATTCGTCTCTCCGAATAAGGCCTTCCGGGTTCCAACGGACAATGATGTGCCAATGATCATGGTTGGCCCGGGTACAGGTATCGCACCATTCCGCGCTTTCCTGCAGGAACGTGAAGCCATTGGTGCAAAAGGTCAGAACTGGCTTCTCTTTGGTGACCAGCATGCGGCTTGCGATTACATCTACAAAGATGAAATTGAAGCCATGCAATCCTCTGGTATTCTAAACTGTCTGGATCTGGCTTTCTCCCGCGATCAGGCAGAGAAGATCTACGTTCAGACCCGCATGCTGGAGCAGAGTAAGGGCCTTTACGCTGCTCTGGAGGAAGGTGGCCACTTCTACGTATGTGGTGATGCAAGCCGCATGGCAAAAGACGTAGATCGTGCCCTGCATGAAGTGATCGCCCAAGAAGGTGGAATGAACAGCGAAGCGGCAAACGCATATGTAACCCGCCTGAAAAAAGAAAAGCGCTATCTGCGCGATGTCTATTAA
- a CDS encoding glutamate synthase-related protein: MEQLHKHYGLYDHNQDKSSCGVGFITRKTGEQTHEVLTLGHEALCTVPHRGGMSAEGVGDGAGVNVDISIDFFRKITGNTTLDAGNFGVGNFFLPEKGEFSKEAIGLVKGVLADFNLSLIVDRTVPVDNNVIRPAALQYMLPIHQFVFTRPHGQEAKAFEKTIHRAMLAIEKQAYNRDELTGLYPISMSSRTQVYKGRLNSDEVIPYFKDLWDEDHKVHSMFFHTRFSTNTEPRSMMAQPFHLMAHNGELNTDKKNRLSEAAIAQMNKNEIYAPKGQSDSARLDQTLERRLFDDDLDLITAVVAMMPPAWENDSRISDEVRIMLEYFSLYEEKNDGPAALIFGDGSVVGARLDRLGLRPLRSVETEDYLCVMSEAGQIDFDPQTVTARGRIEAGGMLYFDHETKRSYNNIDALEMLAKKRDYKALLEEARINLADLDHNSAELNTSENFTNAQRSVAYSLNQESYKFLMDPMIQNGAEKISAMGYGLAINALTDQEGGMAKYFSQRFAQVTNPPLDSIREADGMTLRVALGAKPHFNQETTRQIVIPTPVLCVRELNAIRAQDTVAVSEVSSLYSLDHDASDEVLTQNLIDAVEATCDQIEVAAREKGGIIILSDVKVDETHAPLPHLLIVSAANQRLIDKGLRFRASIILESGQLASAHHIATALGFGASAVMPVCAEDRSAVLAGGDAEKTAENMAKFIKAASKSLMKTMGKVGLCTAESYIGGEFFEPNFFDTNDSVLKKYFPNMISTVGGVDFKAITRSSADWHKRACEISEDQDIPLLGLFKERSEGAGHSYGTTAVRGFVEMTEEKLHFEEKVKHEDDIDEENLRLLPVSRLDDAFGTGAEAYRTTSFERRTPEQIDEACVTESYRKFSHDVEQERAKRPAALRDVLGFPANVNWTLSTQEFEEELFAHDLVGNSSFLVQGLNCEKKEDGGFKLSLCKKSKIDRTDALAEALAGKFGDEIKLDKSVQGELIVYAQGQAKYYFDNLKPISSGVDLNEVQPASEITSTLASGAMSHGALVSPAHEAVAHGTNMVGGFSNSGEGGEHYTRYGTIRSSRIKQIASGRFGVWTGYLADPTLEELEIKIAQGAKPGEGGQLPAAKVNVEIAAARGGTPGVELVSPPPHHDTYSIEDLAQLIHDAKAARVRVIVKLVSSEGIGTIAVGVAKAGADVINIAGNTGGTGAAAVTSLKNTGRAAEIGLAEVHQALCVNGLRDKVILRCSGAHQTATDVIKSALLGGDSFEFGTTALMMLKCVMAKNCNVKCPAGLTTNAEVFDGDPRALAQYLINIAHEVREILGRLGLKSLREARGRSDYLHLIDHERTIGQLDLRQMLTYVEEVTVDKPVYLEANFEHDDRLLAKFRQLVLQRQQEKAVLCKDIKLNNRNKTVGGQLAIDIERTLQYELSEKQVACLPMVYTDDRGRRLMRPESLTINTSGSAGQSYAAFSNSGMVFHHTGTCNDGVGKSASGGNIAIHSPGGGKTENVLIGNFALFGATGSSLYVEGGAGDRFAVRNSGASAIVEGVGDFCCEYMTNGAVLNLGVFGKGFGNGMSGGVAYQYDPERKLQSLYSADSVKLNDLDADTERAAIHRLAVKALLERHLRFTGSKKAQAILDNWGDEIKNFRFLTPLALETYQNYEAILKSSTRKELLEELAGALVAHQTRKFKVAYRDGKPIAGGAVPVAGETDSGLMYTLINNYAVLQTAEQVVRSRYKNDPTLSAEKLNDGVRKLILTEDFSLNQKLSGVARKALETFSDHDLAVMISDKRMKDYKTALANRNVRLMDNIGTHGWIILQDRLNTKAMGEIPDFEELFARASSLEMVKLAS, translated from the coding sequence TTGGAACAGCTACATAAGCACTACGGGTTGTACGACCATAATCAGGATAAAAGCAGCTGCGGCGTTGGTTTTATTACACGCAAAACCGGCGAACAGACCCATGAGGTTCTCACTCTTGGCCACGAGGCTCTGTGTACAGTTCCCCACCGTGGCGGCATGAGCGCCGAAGGCGTTGGTGATGGTGCAGGTGTTAATGTAGATATTTCGATTGATTTTTTCCGCAAGATTACAGGCAACACTACTCTTGATGCTGGAAACTTCGGAGTGGGTAACTTCTTTTTGCCGGAAAAAGGCGAGTTTTCCAAAGAAGCTATCGGACTGGTAAAAGGTGTACTGGCAGATTTTAATCTTAGCCTGATTGTTGATCGCACGGTACCGGTTGATAACAATGTTATCCGCCCTGCCGCGCTCCAATATATGTTACCGATCCACCAGTTCGTGTTTACGCGCCCTCACGGACAGGAAGCCAAGGCGTTTGAAAAGACGATCCACCGCGCCATGTTGGCAATTGAAAAACAGGCCTATAACCGTGACGAGCTGACAGGGCTTTACCCGATTTCCATGTCTTCTCGCACACAGGTATACAAAGGGCGTTTGAATTCGGACGAAGTTATTCCGTACTTCAAAGACTTGTGGGACGAGGACCACAAGGTCCACTCAATGTTCTTCCACACGCGGTTTTCTACCAATACCGAGCCGCGTTCCATGATGGCGCAGCCGTTCCACTTGATGGCGCACAATGGTGAACTGAACACAGATAAAAAGAACCGTTTGTCTGAAGCAGCTATTGCGCAGATGAACAAGAACGAGATTTACGCACCGAAAGGACAGTCGGATTCTGCTCGCCTTGACCAGACGCTTGAGCGCCGCCTGTTTGATGATGACCTTGATCTGATTACCGCAGTTGTGGCTATGATGCCACCAGCGTGGGAGAACGATAGCCGCATCTCTGATGAGGTGCGTATCATGCTGGAATACTTCTCCTTGTATGAAGAAAAAAACGATGGTCCAGCAGCACTTATCTTTGGCGATGGCTCTGTCGTTGGTGCCCGCCTTGACCGTTTGGGCCTGCGTCCTCTGCGTTCCGTTGAAACAGAAGATTATCTCTGTGTGATGTCAGAAGCTGGGCAGATCGACTTTGACCCGCAGACAGTAACTGCACGTGGACGTATCGAAGCAGGCGGCATGCTTTACTTCGATCATGAGACCAAACGCTCCTACAACAACATTGACGCACTGGAGATGCTTGCCAAGAAGCGGGACTATAAAGCCCTTCTGGAAGAAGCCCGCATCAATCTGGCCGATCTGGACCACAATTCAGCCGAGCTGAATACCTCTGAGAATTTTACAAACGCACAACGTTCTGTCGCCTACTCGCTCAATCAGGAAAGCTACAAATTCCTGATGGACCCGATGATCCAGAACGGGGCGGAGAAAATCTCCGCTATGGGTTATGGCCTTGCCATCAACGCGCTGACCGATCAAGAAGGCGGCATGGCGAAGTACTTCTCCCAACGCTTTGCGCAGGTGACGAACCCGCCGCTGGATAGTATCCGCGAAGCTGACGGCATGACACTTCGTGTCGCGTTGGGGGCAAAACCGCACTTCAATCAGGAAACAACACGTCAGATCGTGATTCCTACACCTGTTCTTTGCGTACGTGAACTGAACGCTATCCGTGCACAAGATACAGTGGCTGTAAGTGAAGTTTCCTCACTTTATTCATTGGATCACGACGCCAGTGATGAAGTGCTTACACAGAACCTCATTGATGCCGTTGAAGCCACCTGTGACCAGATCGAAGTAGCTGCACGTGAAAAAGGCGGGATTATTATCCTGTCCGACGTGAAGGTGGACGAAACTCATGCGCCACTGCCACACCTGCTGATTGTGAGCGCTGCCAACCAACGCTTGATCGACAAAGGCTTGCGCTTCCGCGCTTCCATCATTCTGGAAAGCGGTCAGCTTGCGTCTGCCCACCACATTGCAACTGCTCTTGGTTTTGGTGCTTCTGCCGTGATGCCTGTGTGTGCAGAAGATCGTTCCGCTGTTTTAGCTGGCGGTGATGCTGAAAAGACAGCTGAAAACATGGCAAAGTTCATCAAGGCGGCAAGTAAGTCCCTAATGAAAACCATGGGTAAAGTTGGCCTTTGTACCGCAGAGAGTTACATTGGTGGGGAATTCTTCGAGCCGAACTTCTTTGATACCAATGACAGCGTATTGAAGAAATATTTCCCCAACATGATCTCTACTGTTGGTGGTGTGGACTTTAAAGCAATCACCCGCAGCTCAGCCGACTGGCACAAACGCGCCTGCGAAATCTCTGAGGATCAGGATATTCCACTGCTCGGCCTCTTTAAAGAGCGCTCTGAAGGTGCAGGACACTCCTACGGCACAACAGCTGTGCGTGGCTTCGTGGAAATGACTGAAGAGAAGCTGCATTTTGAAGAAAAGGTCAAACACGAGGACGACATTGACGAGGAGAACCTGCGTCTTCTCCCAGTCTCCCGTCTGGATGATGCCTTTGGCACAGGTGCAGAAGCTTACCGTACGACCAGCTTTGAGCGCCGCACTCCAGAACAGATTGACGAAGCCTGCGTTACAGAAAGCTATCGCAAATTCTCCCATGATGTGGAGCAGGAGCGCGCGAAACGCCCCGCTGCCCTTCGTGATGTGCTTGGGTTCCCAGCCAATGTGAACTGGACTTTGAGTACACAAGAATTTGAAGAAGAGCTGTTCGCTCATGATCTGGTAGGGAACTCCAGCTTCCTCGTTCAAGGACTAAACTGCGAGAAAAAAGAGGACGGTGGATTTAAGCTCTCCCTTTGCAAAAAGTCCAAGATCGACCGTACAGATGCTCTGGCAGAAGCATTGGCAGGTAAGTTTGGCGATGAAATCAAGCTGGATAAGAGCGTACAGGGCGAACTAATCGTATATGCTCAAGGGCAAGCCAAGTACTACTTCGACAACCTAAAGCCAATTTCCAGCGGTGTGGACCTGAACGAAGTTCAGCCTGCAAGCGAGATTACATCTACTCTTGCTTCCGGTGCTATGTCCCACGGTGCGCTGGTATCACCTGCCCACGAGGCTGTTGCACACGGCACCAATATGGTTGGTGGTTTCTCCAACTCAGGTGAAGGCGGCGAACACTACACCCGTTACGGCACCATTCGTTCCAGCCGTATCAAGCAGATCGCCTCTGGCCGCTTTGGCGTGTGGACTGGATACCTTGCCGATCCGACGCTGGAAGAGCTGGAAATTAAAATCGCACAGGGTGCAAAGCCCGGTGAAGGTGGCCAGCTGCCAGCTGCAAAGGTAAACGTGGAAATTGCTGCCGCCCGCGGTGGTACACCGGGTGTGGAGCTGGTTAGCCCTCCGCCGCACCACGACACATACTCCATTGAGGACCTTGCACAGCTTATCCACGATGCAAAAGCTGCTCGTGTTCGCGTTATCGTAAAACTTGTGTCCTCTGAAGGTATTGGCACTATCGCCGTTGGTGTGGCCAAAGCTGGCGCGGATGTTATCAACATTGCCGGTAACACAGGCGGCACGGGCGCCGCGGCTGTAACCAGCTTGAAGAACACTGGCCGCGCCGCAGAAATCGGCCTTGCAGAAGTGCACCAAGCACTTTGCGTTAACGGTCTTCGTGACAAAGTCATCCTGCGCTGTTCCGGTGCACACCAGACAGCAACTGATGTTATAAAATCTGCGCTTCTGGGTGGTGACAGCTTCGAGTTTGGTACAACCGCGCTTATGATGCTGAAGTGCGTTATGGCGAAAAACTGTAACGTAAAATGTCCTGCTGGTCTGACCACAAACGCTGAAGTGTTTGATGGTGACCCGCGTGCATTGGCCCAATACCTCATCAACATTGCCCATGAAGTCCGAGAGATCCTTGGCCGCCTAGGCTTAAAGTCTTTGCGCGAAGCCCGTGGCCGTTCTGATTACCTGCATCTGATTGACCATGAACGGACAATCGGTCAGCTGGATCTACGCCAGATGCTCACCTATGTTGAAGAAGTGACAGTAGATAAACCAGTCTATCTGGAAGCTAATTTCGAGCATGATGATAGGCTGCTTGCTAAATTCCGTCAGCTCGTATTGCAGCGCCAGCAAGAAAAGGCTGTTCTGTGTAAAGACATTAAGCTGAACAACCGCAATAAGACTGTAGGTGGTCAGCTGGCAATCGATATTGAGCGCACGCTGCAGTACGAACTTTCGGAAAAACAGGTCGCTTGCCTGCCGATGGTTTACACTGATGACCGCGGTCGCCGTTTAATGCGCCCTGAATCCCTTACTATCAACACAAGCGGCTCTGCAGGCCAGAGTTATGCAGCGTTCTCCAACTCCGGTATGGTATTCCACCACACAGGGACCTGTAATGACGGTGTTGGTAAGAGTGCATCCGGTGGTAACATTGCTATCCATTCTCCAGGTGGTGGTAAGACGGAAAACGTATTGATCGGCAACTTTGCCCTATTCGGAGCAACTGGCTCCAGCCTCTATGTTGAAGGCGGTGCGGGTGATCGTTTCGCGGTTCGTAACTCTGGAGCGAGCGCTATTGTTGAAGGCGTGGGTGACTTCTGCTGTGAGTATATGACCAACGGCGCTGTACTGAACCTTGGAGTATTCGGTAAGGGCTTTGGTAACGGCATGTCCGGCGGAGTTGCCTACCAGTATGATCCAGAGCGTAAACTGCAGAGCCTCTACAGTGCAGATTCTGTAAAGCTGAATGATCTTGATGCGGATACGGAGCGTGCTGCGATCCACCGTCTTGCAGTAAAGGCTCTGTTGGAGCGTCACCTGCGGTTCACTGGTTCCAAGAAGGCGCAAGCCATTTTGGATAACTGGGGTGATGAGATCAAGAACTTCCGCTTCCTCACACCTCTGGCTCTGGAAACCTACCAGAACTACGAGGCAATTTTGAAAAGCTCCACTCGCAAGGAGCTTTTGGAAGAACTGGCAGGTGCACTGGTTGCCCACCAGACACGTAAGTTCAAGGTGGCTTATCGTGATGGCAAGCCAATCGCGGGTGGAGCTGTGCCTGTCGCAGGTGAAACCGACAGCGGGTTGATGTACACACTCATCAACAACTACGCGGTTTTGCAAACAGCAGAGCAGGTTGTACGATCACGCTACAAGAATGACCCCACTCTTTCCGCGGAAAAGCTCAACGACGGTGTGCGCAAGCTTATCCTCACTGAAGATTTCTCCTTGAACCAGAAGCTTTCTGGAGTTGCCCGCAAGGCGTTGGAAACCTTCTCTGACCACGATCTCGCAGTGATGATTTCCGACAAGCGAATGAAGGACTACAAGACAGCCCTTGCAAACCGGAATGTTCGCCTGATGGATAACATCGGCACGCATGGTTGGATCATCCTTCAAGATCGCCTCAATACCAAGGCTATGGGCGAGATACCGGACTTCGAAGAGTTGTTCGCACGCGCCAGCAGTCTGGAGATGGTGAAACTGGCCTCGTAA
- a CDS encoding IS110 family RNA-guided transposase: protein MSEVTIGVDISKDHLDVYCLPDEQSKQFTNTAAGYRQLKSWLKGLPVARIIFEPTGSYHGAFELALSGSYPLSKVNPWQARRFAQAKGKRAKTDRIDARLLAQMGQDFQLEPDKPVDASLCHLKEIRVARQALVKEATQLENRLKTQRVNLVRKQTQQRLKLVRKQLEALNAETQKQIEQSPQRARAAKILHSIPGLGQVAVAALVIEMPELGQLSRKQAAALAGLAPMTRQSGRWRGAAFIQAGRKPVRDALYMPAVVASRYNPDLKAKYNQMRAAGKPPKIAIIALMRKLIELANALIKADRQWQPKTA, encoded by the coding sequence ATGTCTGAGGTTACCATTGGTGTCGATATTTCGAAAGACCATCTTGATGTGTACTGCCTGCCGGATGAGCAGAGCAAGCAGTTTACCAATACAGCTGCAGGGTACAGACAGTTAAAAAGCTGGCTGAAAGGCCTGCCTGTCGCTCGAATTATTTTTGAACCCACAGGTTCTTATCACGGCGCTTTTGAGTTGGCATTGTCGGGTTCCTATCCTCTGAGCAAAGTTAACCCATGGCAAGCACGCCGGTTTGCACAGGCCAAAGGCAAGAGGGCGAAGACGGACCGGATTGATGCGCGCCTGCTGGCCCAAATGGGGCAGGATTTCCAGTTGGAACCAGACAAGCCAGTCGATGCAAGCCTATGTCATCTCAAAGAGATACGCGTTGCACGTCAAGCTCTTGTAAAAGAAGCCACGCAACTGGAGAACCGGTTGAAAACACAACGGGTGAACCTGGTTCGCAAACAGACACAGCAACGCCTGAAACTCGTGCGAAAGCAATTGGAGGCCCTTAACGCCGAAACTCAAAAGCAAATTGAGCAGAGCCCTCAAAGGGCGCGGGCAGCAAAGATTTTACACTCTATTCCCGGGCTGGGACAGGTCGCCGTCGCGGCGCTGGTGATTGAAATGCCAGAGCTTGGACAATTATCCCGTAAACAGGCCGCTGCTCTGGCGGGGCTGGCCCCCATGACCCGCCAGTCAGGACGCTGGCGGGGCGCTGCTTTTATTCAAGCAGGGCGCAAGCCGGTACGCGATGCACTCTACATGCCTGCCGTTGTTGCCAGCCGTTATAATCCAGACCTGAAAGCCAAATACAACCAGATGCGAGCGGCTGGTAAGCCTCCCAAAATCGCCATAATAGCTCTCATGCGTAAGCTAATCGAACTGGCAAACGCTCTCATAAAAGCGGACCGGCAATGGCAACCAAAAACGGCTTGA
- a CDS encoding globin-coupled sensor protein, translating to MSFATEDRLNSLLEFYEIDQNTLHEAAALWPFISQSLPKILNAFYVHLSRTPQLQECVEGKVENLKSVQSLHWKMLFTKPFSEEYMYSIAKIGKAHVKIGLSPDWYMGGYNFILSRISNSLRTKFRWSSLKLSRAISVIQKIILLDMAFAIEAYQSILMDEAEKRQRKETALKAFESRIAQLLSQTEQLGHKLETSSDSLKVTGTENLRYAKIASDSADEAAMNVQSGAASVEQMSVSVAEIGTQIQRSALTAKHVAQDAEKAHKTVLGLKSAAEEINAVTTLIRDIAEQTNLLALNATIEAARAGEAGKGFAVVATEVKELASQTGKATGEISSKIEAIQHETQHCVQEISSITDKIEDVSSTATSIAAAIEQQEAATNEISRSIQLASENAGTTTQRISEIVQYANDADQTIETSTGTANELIFQVKEVHNELSHFFDEMRKI from the coding sequence GTGAGTTTCGCAACCGAAGACAGGCTAAATAGCCTTTTAGAATTCTACGAGATAGACCAGAATACTCTACATGAAGCGGCTGCACTTTGGCCATTCATCTCACAATCACTGCCCAAAATTCTCAATGCATTTTATGTGCATCTTTCAAGAACACCTCAGTTACAAGAGTGTGTGGAAGGCAAAGTAGAGAACCTCAAATCAGTCCAGTCACTTCATTGGAAAATGCTCTTCACCAAGCCCTTTAGTGAGGAATATATGTATAGCATTGCCAAAATCGGCAAGGCACATGTGAAGATTGGCCTCTCACCAGACTGGTATATGGGGGGGTACAACTTTATTCTTAGTCGCATTTCAAACAGTTTGAGAACCAAATTTCGTTGGTCATCGCTCAAACTGAGTAGAGCCATATCAGTCATCCAAAAAATAATATTGCTCGACATGGCATTCGCCATTGAGGCTTATCAGAGCATTTTGATGGATGAAGCTGAAAAAAGGCAAAGGAAAGAAACTGCCCTCAAGGCTTTTGAGAGCCGTATTGCGCAACTATTAAGCCAGACTGAGCAGTTGGGCCATAAGTTGGAAACCAGTTCCGATAGCTTAAAGGTGACAGGGACAGAAAATCTACGTTATGCGAAGATCGCCAGTGACTCAGCCGATGAAGCTGCAATGAATGTTCAAAGCGGAGCAGCCTCTGTTGAGCAAATGTCTGTTAGCGTGGCCGAGATCGGGACCCAAATTCAGCGTTCAGCCCTGACAGCAAAGCATGTTGCACAGGATGCGGAAAAGGCCCATAAAACTGTTCTGGGGCTTAAGAGTGCGGCAGAAGAAATCAATGCCGTCACCACTCTTATTCGCGATATTGCAGAGCAAACAAACCTTTTGGCTCTTAATGCAACGATCGAGGCAGCTCGGGCTGGCGAAGCGGGAAAAGGGTTTGCCGTGGTCGCAACGGAAGTAAAGGAACTCGCCAGCCAAACGGGTAAAGCCACAGGAGAAATTTCCAGCAAAATTGAAGCAATCCAGCACGAAACTCAGCACTGCGTTCAAGAAATTTCTTCAATCACCGACAAAATCGAAGACGTCAGCTCAACAGCAACCTCAATTGCAGCGGCCATTGAGCAGCAAGAGGCCGCTACCAACGAAATATCGAGGAGTATTCAACTCGCCTCTGAAAATGCTGGAACAACAACGCAGCGCATATCTGAAATTGTTCAATATGCTAATGACGCCGATCAGACTATTGAAACATCGACCGGCACTGCAAACGAGCTTATTTTTCAAGTGAAAGAAGTGCACAATGAACTTTCTCATTTTTTTGATGAAATGAGAAAGATATAA
- a CDS encoding SIMPL domain-containing protein: MRQIVKGLRSTARGLCLSTFVIVAAPALAQETPTITVVGSGSVAVVPDKLIVTSRVITQDKSAETALEENSRKLELVIQNIKDAGIKDNQIQTRGFGIRPIYENLRNQKNTNQAPSIISYRVTNGVEITIDSVEKLGSLLPNMVKSGANNVSDIRFIVSDQSNKLDEARSKAVADAMRKATLYAQAVGGTLGSVLSIDEQGNPYRPGPRTYEMSKAVSSAPMAAGEETLSTTVTLKVLLEQ, translated from the coding sequence ATGAGACAGATCGTTAAGGGTTTGAGGTCAACAGCACGAGGACTATGTCTGTCGACATTCGTAATTGTTGCAGCGCCTGCTTTGGCTCAGGAAACTCCCACGATTACAGTTGTAGGTTCCGGCAGTGTTGCTGTGGTACCAGACAAACTCATTGTGACCTCGCGCGTCATTACGCAGGATAAAAGTGCGGAAACCGCGCTTGAAGAGAATTCCCGAAAACTCGAGTTAGTGATCCAAAATATTAAGGATGCAGGTATCAAGGACAATCAAATCCAGACACGTGGATTTGGCATACGCCCTATCTATGAGAATTTGCGTAACCAGAAAAATACCAATCAAGCTCCCTCCATCATTTCTTATCGCGTAACAAACGGGGTGGAAATTACGATTGATAGTGTTGAAAAGCTGGGCTCGCTGCTTCCGAATATGGTTAAAAGCGGTGCTAATAACGTAAGTGATATCCGTTTTATCGTGTCCGATCAAAGTAATAAGCTGGATGAAGCCCGCTCAAAGGCCGTCGCCGACGCTATGCGGAAAGCAACTCTATATGCACAGGCTGTCGGTGGAACTCTTGGCTCGGTCCTGTCTATTGACGAGCAAGGAAACCCTTATCGTCCCGGACCGCGCACCTATGAAATGTCTAAGGCCGTTAGCTCCGCGCCAATGGCAGCAGGCGAAGAGACCTTGTCGACTACAGTCACCCTCAAGGTTCTTTTAGAACAGTAA